A single region of the Aquarana catesbeiana isolate 2022-GZ linkage group LG07, ASM4218655v1, whole genome shotgun sequence genome encodes:
- the SOX10 gene encoding transcription factor SOX-10 produces the protein MSDDQSLSEVEMSPVGSEDPSLTPEPLASHSHSGPDDDEEGKVKKEHDSEDERFPVCIREAVSQVLSGYDWTLVPMPVRVNGGNKSKPHVKRPMNAFMVWAQAARRKLADQYPHLHNAELSKTLGKLWRLLNENDKRPFIEEAERLRMQHKKDHPDYKYQPRRRKNGKPTSGEGDGSSEAEGGAASIQAHYKNSHLDHRHGSPMSDGNSEHSAGQSHGPPTPPTTPKTELQTGKSEGKRDGSRSLAEGGKPHIDFGNVDIGEISHDVMSNMETFDVNEFDQYLPPNGHAAHTSHIGGYTSSYGLSGALAAGPSAWALAKQHASTVADSKAQVKTESSTTSHYTEQPSTSQLTYTSLGLPHYGSAFPSISRPQFDYSDHQPSSSYYSHSSQATGLYSAFSYMGPPQRPLYTAISDPPSVAPSHSPTHWEQPVYTTLSRP, from the exons ATGAGTGACGATCAGAGTCTGTCCGAGGTTGAGATGAGCCCTGTTGGTTCTGAGGATCCCTCCTTAACACCTGAACCTTTGGCATCTCATTCCCACTCTGGCCcagatgatgatgaagaaggaaAAGTGAAAAAAGAGCATGATTCTGAGGATGAAAGATTCCCTGTCTGCATTCGTGAAGCTGTCTCCCAGGTGTTGAGCGGTTATGATTGGACATTAGTTCCTATGCCAGTTAGGGTCAATGGTGGAAATAAGTCCAAACCTCATGTGAAGAGACCTATGAATGCTTTCATGGTATGGGCACAGGCTGCCCGGCGAAAGTTGGCCGACCAGTACCCACATCTCCACAATGCAGAGCTAAGCAAGACATTGGGCAAGCTTTGGAG GTTACTAAATGAGAATGACAAGAGACCCTTCATAGAAGAAGCAGAAAGACTGAGAATGCAACATAAGAAGGACCATCCAGATTATAAGTACCAGCCTCGTAGAAGGAAGAATGGAAAGCCCACATCAGGAGAGGGGGATGGATCCTCAGAAGCTGAAGGAGGTGCTGCCTCCATACAGGCTCACTACAAAAACTCACACCTGGACCATAGACATGGCTCCCCTATGTCTGATGGGAATTCAGAGCACTCAGCAG gtcAAAGTCATGGTCCTCCCACTCCTCCAACAACACCAAAAACAGAACTTCAGACAGGAAAATCTGAGGGCAAGAGGGATGGCTCCCGATCTCTGGCAGAAGGAGGAAAACCCCACATTGATTTTGGCAATGTAGATATTGGGGAAATAAGCCATGATGTCATGTCCAACATGGAGACATTTGATGTCAATGAGTTTGACCAGTACCTTCCACCCAATGGTCATGCTGCACATACAAGTCACATTGGAGGTTACACCTCCAGTTATGGTCTCAGTGGAGCTCTGGCTGCTGGTCCCTCTGCCTGGGCTCTTGCAAAGCAACATGCTTCAACTGTGGCAGATTCAAAGGCTCAAGTGAAAACAGAAAGCTCAACTACAAGCCATTACACCGAGCAGCCTTCAACATCACAGCTGACATACACCTCGCTGGGGCTGCCTCACTATGGTTCAGCATTTCCTTCTATCTCCAGGCCACAGTTTGACTACTCAGACCACCAACCATCAAGTTCATATTACAGCCATTCAAGTCAAGCCACTGGCCTCTATTCAGCATTCTCCTATATGGGCCCTCCTCAGCGTCCACTTTACACTGCAATCTCTGATCCTCCTAGTGTGGCTCCATCACATAGCCCAACACATTGGGAACAGCCAGTGTATACCACGCTGTCAAGACCATGA